The region CAGCATAAGCGACATAAAAATGAGTAGCATGCCGGGGAAGGTAAAGACGAAATATGTCCACGGCTCATAGGTCATCATTAGGTGTGACAGGGTTGCTGCCACCAATGTTCCAATGCCAACTTTACCAGCATGAATACCGCCACGCTCTTCCCATACAATAGACATTCGTTCTATCGACATTGTTAAAATAACCATAGGGAATAGTGCGATGGACAAGCCGCGATCAAGTCCTAATCTGTGGCCGAGTACACTAATTAAAGCCATGATAATCACCACAAAGGTCAGCACCACAGATAATCGTGACAACAGCTGTAAATGGAGATGCTCAAGATAGGAGCGCAGGGACAGGCCGAGTGCGGTAATGACCGTAAATAAAATAACGCCCCAGAACACTTGGGTTTCTCTAAAGGCAAGGCCAATCAACACGGGTGTAAACGTGCCCAGAGTTTCTAAGCCAATCACATTGCGAAGCAGCAAAATGAGCATCACGCCGATGGGGATCATGAGAATGATCTCGAAGGTCTGCTGTGACTGCAAAGGTAAATCGTATAGAGACAAGGCCCAGAACTTGTTTTCTTTACGCTCAGCAATCGATTGGGCAAGCATAATAGAATTCATGGTTCTTTGATTGGCAGTGACTTCAACCTTGAGGTGGCGGCCGCCTTCAACCGTGGCCATTAGCTCGTTGCCAGTCCACCAAACAACGCGATCATCGGGTAAGCCTAGGGCGCCGGTCTCAGGGTTAAAGTATAGCCAGCGCTTACCGTTGTAACTGCGCATCCATAATTCAGGCACCTGCGCCACACTACTCACCAAGCGCAGTGTGTGCACGCGCTCAACGGGAATGTGCGCAGAGGAGAGTAAAAGCTCCAGAACGCGAGATTTGTTGTCCTGGGTGTAGTTATTACCTAGCAGCAAGCGGGCATTGTCATTACTAGGTTCATTGATAAGTTTGATGGCTTCGCGAATAAAGGTTTCGATGTCAGCAGAATGTTCGCGAATTGGCTTTAACAGAGCTTCCACGGCGACTTTTTCTACGCCGATGAGCTCGGGGCTCTCGCTAAATTGTGGGCCGGGTTCCGATTCTGAAAAGCGTGAGTTGCTGCGCTGGGTGAGCATTAGCCGGTAATAAAGTTGTTGATCGCCCTCTGTGCGCCTAGCTGACCAAACAGCTTGGCGGTTATCTCCTATAACATCAGTATTCACGCCATAATTTTTAGAAATGAAGCTTTCATTCAAGGTGATGAATTTACTCCATTCGGGCGGTAGGTACATTTGTACTTTTACTGGGCTGTTATTACGGGCTTGGAAGCTCAGTTTGGTATCAATAACCCAAACTGGCTCCGTGGTTTCTGAAGAAATGGGAATATTGAGAACAAAAATCTGCCATGCGGTACTGCCAGCACCAATTAGTAATAGTGCCAGTGCCAGAACCCTGACATGCAGTTTTACGCCCTTCATCCTTCTTGCTCCTCGGGGTTATCTTGTTTTGGGCACAGTGTTTTGTTTTGTAGGTATCTCTTGCTGGGGTCCACTAAGGCGTTAAATGCGGTAAGTGGTTCTGAGCCAACCAGCATTGGTTTTGAAAACTGCCTGCGATCGGCTAAATTAGCTTCCACTTTGTGAGAGCGACCACCAATACACAGTGTAAGTTCAAGCACAGGGCGACGACTATAGTCTTTTTCATCTTCGTCGTAATCAGATGCGCGGCGTTTAATACGAATATGTTTACTCAGGGGTAGGCTTACCGATTTGAGTGTGTCGTCAGGCAATACCAAGTCAAAATGAACGATATCGTCTTGATCCCCTTTACCCTTTTCAACCTGGGTATTAATCGCATTGATTGAGGCGCTTTCCGCACCGGTATCAATTTTGGCTTTATAGCGAACATCCAGCTCTTCAATATAGACATACTCGCTTAAGCCAAAAATTTGGTGGTCGCCTTCATTGGCGCTGGCATTTGTTGAAAAGATAAGAGTGTTGGTTAGCAGTAGGGTAAAGAAAATAAATCGCACAGTTTCTCCTTAATCATTTTATTATGCCTCCGGCTACGCGTATAGAATAGATTACGCTAAGTCGTTTTAGCCAGTGCAAGCATGGCTTGCTGGGGCATTAAATATGTTCGAGTGGACTTAGTCTCTGATTTCTTGAAAAAGTGCGAGGGTAATATTTCGCCTTTCTTTATGATCAATTATCGGAGTGGGATAATCACCGTGTTCAGGGGGCTGGTGTAGTTGTTTGCCAGTAAGGCCCTTTAGTTCTGGAATAAAGCGCAAAATAAAGTCTCCGTCGGGGTCAAATCGTAGGCCCTGAGTGGTGGGGTTAAAAATGCGGAAATACGGTGCGGCATCGGTGCCAGTAGAGGCCGCCCACTGCCATCCACCGTTGTTTGATGCAAAGTCAGCGTCGATTAAATTCTCTAAAAAATAGCGTTCGCCCCAGCGCCAGTCTATGTGGAGGTCTTTGCATAGAAACGATGCGCTTATCATCCGCAAGCGATTATGCATCCAGCCAGTTTCGGTGAGTTGGCGCATGGCCGCATCGACAATGGGGTAACCAGTTCGCCCTTCACACCAGGCTTGAAATAAGTCTGGGTCATTGGGCCAAGCTATCGCTTCGGTATTCACCTGAAAGGCGCGGCCCATTACTACTCTAGGGAAATGGTAGGCCACGTGACGGTAAAACTCTCGCCACAATAATTCGTTAAACCACGTTCCAGCATCACTTTTAGCATCCCATATTTCATCACCGCATTCCATCTGCAGCCGAGCTAGGCACTGCCGAGGGCTAATAATGCCATGCGCTAAAACGGCAGAAAGCCGAGAGGTACCGTCAAGTGCAGGGAAATCGCGGTGTTTCTGATAGTCATTTGCGCGTTCAGCGCAAAACTGGCGAAGTTGCGTTAGGGTGTCTTCTTGGTTTGATGGCCATGCCGACGAGTCTTTTTCGGGACCAAAGCGTGGGCATTTAACGGGTTTTATCGGCGTTGCTCTGGTTTTTGCTGGCGGGCTAGGAATGACGCGTGGAAAGGCGGCGGCGAGCTCTTTACGGCAAAGGCGAGAGAATGGCGTAAAAACTTTGTAGGGTTGGCCGTCTGCCTTGGTTATGCGATCAGGGCTAAGTAAGCTGTCGTCTATCAAATAGAATGGTATGTTGATACGTTCCGCGCAGGCGTTGTCCCGCTGAATTTCATCGACTAACCATTCTTTGTGGGCGTGAAGCGCGGTGATGCTGTGTTCTCTGCAATAGAGATCAAGCGTGTCAGGTACGTCTTTAAAATGTCCGCTATCGATAATATCTAGCGGAATACCAAGGTCGGCAAGTTGTTGGCTCAGTGCGTCAAGTGCGCTGCGTAAAAAATGGCGACGAATGGGCGCAATGCCATGGTGATCTAACTGCTGTGGGCAAAGTATATAAATGGCGCGAACCTGATCATGTTTACCACATGCGGCGGTCAGCGCAGGGTGGTCTAAACTGCGTAAGTCGTTGCGAAACCAAACCAGCGCTGTCATTTTACAGCCCAATTCTGAGCTTTAAATCCCGCGGGTATGGGGTAAAGTAATATTGATCTAGCAGGTATTCGACTTGGTATTTCTTTAAAAAAAGGCTCAGCATTTCCAGTGGGACCAAGAGCGGTAATAAACCCGCTGCGTAATCGCGAATCACTTCAGTGAGTTGCTGCTTGTCTTCTGGATCAAGATGATCTTTGAAAAAGCCCTGAATATGCATCAAGGTGTTGGTGTGATTTTTAATGCTGGCGGGCTGCCGCAGGGCTAACATAAATTGATCAATATAGCGGTCAGCAATGTCATTGATATCCCCCGATTCGGCAACAATGGGGCCGAGCTCACGATAAATAGGTTGGTTGTGCGCTAAAAGTAAAAACTTGTGGCGACGATGATAATCTTGCAGTCGTTTTGCTGTAATCCCCTCTTTCATCATTGCTTGCCAACGTGAGTAGGCAACCACGCGAAGGACAAAATTTTCACGTAAATGGACGTCGTTTAGACGGCCATTTTCTTCAACGGGCAATAGTGGTAGCGCAGTCATTAATTGCTTGGCAAATAAG is a window of Zhongshania aliphaticivorans DNA encoding:
- a CDS encoding inactive transglutaminase family protein, which produces MKGVKLHVRVLALALLLIGAGSTAWQIFVLNIPISSETTEPVWVIDTKLSFQARNNSPVKVQMYLPPEWSKFITLNESFISKNYGVNTDVIGDNRQAVWSARRTEGDQQLYYRLMLTQRSNSRFSESEPGPQFSESPELIGVEKVAVEALLKPIREHSADIETFIREAIKLINEPSNDNARLLLGNNYTQDNKSRVLELLLSSAHIPVERVHTLRLVSSVAQVPELWMRSYNGKRWLYFNPETGALGLPDDRVVWWTGNELMATVEGGRHLKVEVTANQRTMNSIMLAQSIAERKENKFWALSLYDLPLQSQQTFEIILMIPIGVMLILLLRNVIGLETLGTFTPVLIGLAFRETQVFWGVILFTVITALGLSLRSYLEHLHLQLLSRLSVVLTFVVIIMALISVLGHRLGLDRGLSIALFPMVILTMSIERMSIVWEERGGIHAGKVGIGTLVAATLSHLMMTYEPWTYFVFTFPGMLLIFMSLMLALGHYRGYRLTELFRFNAMIKGK
- a CDS encoding ATP-dependent zinc protease codes for the protein MRFIFFTLLLTNTLIFSTNASANEGDHQIFGLSEYVYIEELDVRYKAKIDTGAESASINAINTQVEKGKGDQDDIVHFDLVLPDDTLKSVSLPLSKHIRIKRRASDYDEDEKDYSRRPVLELTLCIGGRSHKVEANLADRRQFSKPMLVGSEPLTAFNALVDPSKRYLQNKTLCPKQDNPEEQEG
- the phrB gene encoding deoxyribodipyrimidine photo-lyase, yielding MTALVWFRNDLRSLDHPALTAACGKHDQVRAIYILCPQQLDHHGIAPIRRHFLRSALDALSQQLADLGIPLDIIDSGHFKDVPDTLDLYCREHSITALHAHKEWLVDEIQRDNACAERINIPFYLIDDSLLSPDRITKADGQPYKVFTPFSRLCRKELAAAFPRVIPSPPAKTRATPIKPVKCPRFGPEKDSSAWPSNQEDTLTQLRQFCAERANDYQKHRDFPALDGTSRLSAVLAHGIISPRQCLARLQMECGDEIWDAKSDAGTWFNELLWREFYRHVAYHFPRVVMGRAFQVNTEAIAWPNDPDLFQAWCEGRTGYPIVDAAMRQLTETGWMHNRLRMISASFLCKDLHIDWRWGERYFLENLIDADFASNNGGWQWAASTGTDAAPYFRIFNPTTQGLRFDPDGDFILRFIPELKGLTGKQLHQPPEHGDYPTPIIDHKERRNITLALFQEIRD
- a CDS encoding YbgA family protein: MNTSPTIRIGISACLLGDPVRFDGGHKNLPFATDELSRHFDFVKICPEQAIGMGVPRPTIRLVGDPDTPRLIGSTDTSIDVTDKMTAFARNTTPSLDHISGYILCAKSPSCGMERVPVYAENGNGLGKVGVGLFAKQLMTALPLLPVEENGRLNDVHLRENFVLRVVAYSRWQAMMKEGITAKRLQDYHRRHKFLLLAHNQPIYRELGPIVAESGDINDIADRYIDQFMLALRQPASIKNHTNTLMHIQGFFKDHLDPEDKQQLTEVIRDYAAGLLPLLVPLEMLSLFLKKYQVEYLLDQYYFTPYPRDLKLRIGL